In Phycisphaerae bacterium, the genomic window GCCGTCTCCGGATTATAGAGCAATCGGCCCCACAGTTTATAGAACAGCCATTGCCGCTGAAATGCCCATTTCCAGTTGACCGGTTCCTTGACCGCGGTAAAATAATCCAGCGCAGGGATGTAGGTTTCCGACCCCACGAAATACCCGCCGACGTAATCTGCCCCGCCGTTAAGTGCGATGTGTTTGCGGATGAAATCGGGCACACCCCAGCGAAGCGCAAAGAAATCCTCGTTGCGCGCCTGCCAGACTATCTTGTAGTTCTTTGGCTCGGGCACGAAATAGGTGTCCCCAAGTTTCCCTCCGTGAACCTTTTCCAGCTTTGGGGTTGAATGTGCGTGAGACCAGTTGAATTTTATCTCGACCCAGATTGGGCCGTCGAAACGATTTTCTAATCGCTCCATTGCTTCGCGCGTAACCTCCTCGACGTTCTTGCTCACTCCCGGCTCCGACGAGGTCCCCGAGGAGAACGGCACGCGATGAATCAGCTTCACAGGTCGATTGGCCTCAAGCATCCCGGCTATGATTACATCGTCAATCCATTGCTGACGCTCCAGCGGCGTCATCCCCGCCATCCCCTCGCCGTGGGACACGCCGATGCCGTCCAAGTCCGGGTATTCCTCAAGCACTTGCTTAACGCTCTCGCGCAGATACCGGCGAACTATCTCCGACGTATCACCGGGCACGTAATAGTGCGGGTAAAAATTCTCCTTCGCCACATTGTGCGCCTTGGCAAACTTCTCGCTCACGAAGATGTTCCAGTGAACAATGTATGTGTCCAGCCCCCGTTCTTTCGCCATCCGGAAAACCTCTCGATAAAGCCGCTGCCACTCTGCGAACTCTTTTCTCGACCACGGGCTCGCCTCTGGAAAATTCTTCGGCCGAATCATATATGTGTACGGATGCAGATTCCACAAACTGATGACGTTGAACCGGTTCTCCACCATCATGTCCAGAAATGCCTCCCAATACTTCAGGTCGCGCGCCGTCTTATAATGCTGGTCCAGCGCCGAACTCGGCCGGTATGTGTCCCATGGCAGGTTGTATTTAATCCCGCGAAACGCCAGCTTCGGCTTTTCTTCCACCGCCTTGACCTCCTCCAGTGCCGTCCCGTTCCGCACCATCTCCGCCAGTGCCAGTGCCCCGTATATCATCCCGCGGTTATCCCCGCCGTAGATAGTGATAACCTTCCCCTCTGGAATAATAGAAAATGCCTCCGCCTGCAGCTTGCCCGGTTGCACCGCCAGATTGATTAGGTAGTTGTCCTTGGTCCGCTTAGACTTCACTTTGTAACCTTGTCCTGCCAGTGCTTCGCCCAATTTTCGTGCGGCATACGATGCCTGCGGAACCTTTTTTTCGTAGACGATAGTAACGGCTTTAGCCCATACCGTCCCGGCTGCCAGCCAGCAGACTATTATCACCAAAAGAAAAATCTTCTTCATTCTCAAACCCTCAAATTATTGCCGACTCAATGACTAAACCGCTCACTGGCATATAACATCACCGCCCCAAAATCAAGAAAATATTTAGCCCTGCCTGTCCCCGAGAAGTTACTACTTTGGTTTCGCAACAGGGAATCCAGTATTTATAACTTCACTGAATAAATCATGCCATTCTTGGTTCTGCTTCTCAATAAGTATCATTTCCCACTGTCGCCGCCACTTCTTCAATTGCTTTTCCCGTTTGACCGCTTCCTCCAAACTTTTGTGCTTTTCATAATACACAAGTTTTAGCACATCATATTTCGCTGTGAACTCATTGGCTCGCCGTCCCTTATGTCTTATGATCCGCTTCGCTATGTCCTTTGTCATCCCAACATATAGCGTCCCATTCCTCTTACTCGCCAGTATATACACATAATATTCTCACGTCTTTGCCATATTTGGATTTTACACCCAAACCGCTGGCCTCGCCAGCGGCGTATATAGCCCCCGGCTTCGCCGGCGGGGTGCAGGAGTGAGTATTGCTTTTGTCATTCCGCACTTGCCTGTCCCAGTATTCCGTTGGCTGGGGATGCGGAATCCACAAGTTTGTGCTCTGAAATTTCAAATCTCAAATCTTCTTCTCACCTTCCCACCTTTCAAACCTTCCCCGTTTTCCACTGCTCTACTATTCAACTGTTCTACTTTCTCGCGAAGCACCCCCCCAACCTCGAAAACACCGAAGCAATTGGCGAAAGACTTGTCGCCAATTGTAAGTGCCTCGCCAGAATGCGGTTGGTGACACTCCTTTGGCCGCAGCTTAATGCGAGAGAGTTATAGTTTTTAAACCTTGCACTTGCTAAACCCCCGCCAAAAAATCCATGTTAGTCAGGCAATTTATGCCTGAACTTTTCTATGAACTACAAACTAAAAATTCTCTGTGAACTCTGTGTTTTCTGTGGCTAATTAAAAATCAATCAAATGCGCAGGGGGGTAAAAAATTGCCTACCATTTTCTGCGCATTTTCTCTCACTTTTGCTACGCAAACAAGTGAGAACACGACCCGTTTCTCTAAAGAAACAAACATTTCCACACAATGTTCATCAAGAAAATCAGCCGCCTTTTGAAGTATTCCGTCACCAAAATTGCCAAAACTCAGAACACCGTGCGCGGCGAAAAAAGTCTCGAAAGACCTTATGGGAATCATCTGTTTGAGTTCATTGAATGTGAAATAGTGCCATCCATTCCTGCCTGCCGAACCCAGTTTTCTGAGTATCAAGTAGATGATCTTTAGGGAGTGGGCTTTATCGATTATCAAGAGATGTCCGTTGGGATTCAGGATCGACAAGCAATTGCTGACCGCCTTGCGGAACTCAGCATGGCTGTGTTGGCGGTTGACTCCTCCCAGAACGTCCTTCAACATGACCAAATCGAATCTGGTCTTTTGGTCCAATGCAAAAATGCCTGCTTGCCCGACGAGGAGTCTTTCCCTCATAAGTCCATACTGCTGGGCCAGCAGCGACAATGCCTTATCGAGTTTGGAAAGTTCGCCATTGGAGTAACATGTCACCATTGATTTTGCGCCACGAGCAACTAAAAAAAGACTCAATGTTGACCGGGCAGTGGCGCCTAGTTCGAGCACGTTCAGATTGTCGAAGCGAAGAGATTTTGATATGACGGCTAATCCCTCGAGAAACACCTGTCGGTGTGGTCGGATATGCCAAGCGACACAGTCGTTCAGTAATTTATACTCCACAGCAGATAACTGGCTTATTAGCGTATTCATACTAACAATTCAAAAAGTCCTTATTTTCACGGCGCAGACTTTATGCACCCTCAGCGCTTAATAAATTCGCAAAAAACTGAAATGATAATCCGCACCTTTCCAACACTGCCTCCTGTTTTCAGAAGAGATTGGAAAATACTCTCGCTTTCGTATTATCTGGATTATATGTTCTTGCCCCTCGTTGTCAAGAAAATTCTTGAGAAACATCGTGTAATCCGCAATTAAATTTTCTTCCTGTCCCCTCCCCCACTCTTTCTCCCTGTTACTTGTCCTTAGCCTGTCGAAGGAATTTAGGTAACCTTTGGCTGAACTTCTCTACGAACTATGAACTAAGAACTCAAAACTGCGAGACTTGTTCGCTTCGAACAATTCGCGCAGGGGGGTAAAAAATTGCCTGCCATTTTCAACCATTTTTCGCGCATTTTCTCTCACTTTTGCGCGCATTTTTAGCGCTTTTTAGCAATTTCTACCACTTTACACCCACCCAAAAACGCAAACTTGCGCGTTTGATGCTATCCTATGTCCCCTAAATCCCCCATCTTAATATCTCGGCTGGACAAAAAATAATGGAGACGGAGGGAATCGAACCCTCATTCCTGCAATGCGATTGCAGTGTGTTCCCGTTACACCACGTCCCCTAACTCTTTACAAATCAACATCTTAAAACTGCCACTTATCATAGCAGACAATATTTTCTATCGGCTCCCGGCTTGGGGTTTTCGCCTGGTCAGCCGGGTAGCCAACCGCCATAAGTTCAATTACAGCAATATCTTGTGGTATTCCCAATGCCTTTCTGACCGTTTCCGGCTCGAACGACCCTATCCAGCACGTTGCCAACTGTAACTGCGTTGCCTGCAAGGAGATATGTTCCATCGCGATTGCCACATCGATAGGCGACACCGCCTGCCCGCATTTCATAACATAGTTGCTGTTGCTGCACGCAGCTATCATAACTCCTGCTTTTCCAAAAACTTCCGGATGATTAGTGCTTGCAGCTACCTGCTGTTTTTTATCCTTTTCGCTAACCACCACGAAGCGCCAATCCTGCAGATTCTTTGCCGATGGCGCAAGTCTCGCCGCCTCAAAGAGTTGCTCGAGCTTTTCCTTTTCTATTGGCTTATCTAAATACGCCCTGCAGGAATATCGTTTACGAATAACTTCAAGCACAGCCATAAAGCGCCTCTATAAAATTCATCAATAGTCTCACTCGTTTACATAAATATAAAGCTTCCAAAACATTGACGCAAGGACTAAAAACCTGTATCTTTATAGTCTAAGGGCGATTAGCTCAGTTGGCTAGAGCACGTGCTTTACACGCACGGGGTCACAGGTTCGAGTCCTGTATCGCCCAGTTTTACCTTTTTCTGCGATTCGCAAAGTAACTAAGCAGTATTCCCAATTCAAACAGCAGATACATCGGAATCGACAGGGCAAACAAGGAAACAAGGTCTGAACCGGGCGTAGCGGCTGCAGCCACGATAACAACACCCAGTACCACGTATTTTCTTGATTTACGCAGGGTCTCAATTGAAACCAGCCCGGTTTTATTCAAGAAGAAAATAGCTACCGGCGTCTGAAACGCAAGGCCGAAGACCAGCATCATTGTAGCCACGAATGACACATAGTTCTTGAAGGTGAAATTGGAAGCAACCCCCAAAACACTCATATTGAAACGCACAAGAAAACGCAGAGTTAACGGCGCTATGATAAAGACAAAAAACAAAGCGCCAGCAACGAACAAAATCGTTGAAAAAGGCACTGCGAGATAGATATACCGTTTTTCATGCGGGTAAAGTCCTGCGGAAATGAACAGCCACAACTGATAAAAAACCCAGGGCGATGCTATCACCACTGCTGCAATCATCGATATTTCCATATAGCTGGTGAATCCGTCGGTCGGAGCGATGCTCTGGAGGCGTGCTTCCTGCCCCATCACTTTGATGTAGGGCTGTTCAATAAACGATATTATCCACTTGCCGAAGGCCAGGCACACAATAAGGGTTGCCACCAGACCTAATATCACAAGGATAAGCCGAGCACGCAATTCCTCAAGGTGGTCGCCGAGACTCATAGAGTTCTCGAGGTGGTCTTCTTTCTTTCTGGTCTTGCTCATTTTGGCAGGTTTGTTTGCCGTGAGTTAAACGTTGAGGTCGGAGTCGTCTGTGCCTCCGGCCTTTTTGGTTTCGTTAACTACGTCGTCTTTGATTTTTTTAACGTCGTTTTCCAGCTCATCCTTGGCTTGTTCACCTTCCTTGATGCCTTTTTTAAACTCGGTCAAGCTCTTGCCTATGCTTCGGGCGACTTCCGGAAGCCGTTTGCCGAATATAATCAAAGCAACAACGAGGATAACCAGCCACTCCCAACCCTGCGGCATCCACGCCGCCAGTATATATCGTAAATTTTCAGCCATTTCGGTCTCCTTTTATATTCGAAGCATTATAACGCCATCCAAACAGTCCTGTCAATTGACAAAAAATTGGCTTTGTTTGGGTTTGTTTTGAGTAGTTCATAGTTCGTTGTTCGTGGTTGTTAGTTGTTACTGTTATTAAAGTTATATTCATTTTAGTGGTTTCGGAAATTGGGTTCGTTTTGCATAATTAATCATTTTTGATTGATTTTTCCGCTATAAATAGAAAATCTCCGTTGTCGCAGTTCCGGCCACAGAGAAAAAAAGAGAAGTAAATTATAAACAGTATTAATTGGTTATTGGTAACCGCTCATTGGTAATTCCTTTCAAGAGAGACCGCCTCTCTATAATTGGAGGAACATGCGCGAATGATGCGAAAATTTTAGCCGTCGCTCGTGGCTCGGCCCTCGTAACTCGATATGAGAAAAGGAGTAAAAATTTTTCTGATTTTTCTGTTTTTGATGTGCAGGTAGCTGCGCTTTTGATTGAAAGTTGGGGCCACAGAGTTCACAGAGGACAGAATGGTTTTAAAGTTAAAAATTGTGCTGGAAATTTTGTTGTAAAACAGAGACCCCGATGAGATAGGTGTGGCATCTCACGGGGCAAGCTGCTGCGCGAAAGTTTCGCCCCGCCATAGGCGGGTAAGTTGCTATTTATTATTTTCTATTTTCTATTTTAACAGGAACGAATATAAATTTTCCTTGAGGCGGACAAGTTTTTCAGCAGCCACGATAGCCCTGATTTAATAGGTGACTGTCCTTAATTAAAATATAAATGGCGGGAAGAATATTATAAAATAATCGGTGGGGATAGCCCATGCTTATTAGATATGTCAGCGGCAATTTTTTCCAAGCATAAATCGCCTTCGTGGATTCCGAGTGTTGCGCAATTTATTCCCCATCGGTCCAGTTTTTTCAGGAGGTCTGATTTCATTTGTGGGCTAATTATAAAACGTCCGCATTTTCGAACACCCAGACGGTGGATCTCCTTATCGTGATGAACATCGTATTGCCCGGACATGATTATCCACGCCTTCTGTTTAATCGGACGCTCCAACAAACACAGATAGTGGAACCTGATTAGTATCTCTTTATCCTCACCGTTGGTGAAATCCTTTTCAAAATCATCCGTTACGAATTCATACTTTCCGTAGAAAGGCATCCATTGAGTTGCAATGGCATACGAGAAAACATTGTAATCCATCCACCAGACAACGCCAGGCTCTTCGGGATTGTGCCGGCAGGCAAAGAAAAGAGCAATGAAGGGGTCAGAGGTCCAATCGACGCATCGTGTTGGCAGGCCGTAGTGCCGACCAACAAAGACCGTTCCGGTATTACGAAACTTTCTCCATTTCGAATTAGCTACATCAAGGAAACGACGCGCTTCTGGAGGAAAGTGCGGATGCGGATCTGCCTCTTTCCTGAAGGATTCGAGCAAGCTTGTTTCTACCTCTGTTCGTTTTTCTGCGGGAATTTTGTTTTCACAGCGGAAGTCAAAGCTGGAGCGTATACATTTCCAATCCTGAGGCACGCCGTGGCACTCAACCTTTCCCGAGATTGACAATTTAATGAATCGTTCCCAGCAGTCATCCGCATTAGTTGGCTCGACTGCCCGCCAAGCATCATCGACTTTGTATTGATACTGTTGCTTGATATTAGTTTTTGACATACGGACATCAACTCCAAAAACGATTACAATACTAAAGAATATGGACAAGAACTCAACATTACATCACTTTTATTACGCCAGTTTGTAGGCGATTTGTTCGTCGAGGATGTCTTTGACGGTAAGGGGGGATTGGATTTGTTTTTCTTCTCCATAGGCCATTAGTGTAAACCCTGCCGGATAATTTGCAAGAGGCAATAAAGATAAAGCATTCCTCGCGCCTGCACCCCACGGCAATAAACCCTGCCATCAAGATGGCAGGGCTAACAGATTGGGCGGAATTTACCGCTCCATAACTGTCGCGGCTCTGTGGTGGGTGGGGCTAAATAATTGACAATGGGCGGTTGAGAGTATAGTCTATTGCGGGTTAAATGGAGTTTTTTATGGGTTCAGTTCCCAAGCGAGCGAAACGACTTGAATCGGTTATAGGCATCTGCCTGTTAGTGATTCTTGCTCTTACCGGCGTTGGCATATTCATAAGGCAATCCAATTATGATATAAGCCGATACGGGATGGACGCCGCTGCCGTATCAAAAACAGAAATTCAAAATTCCAAAGCTGAAACTGGTTTTGAATTAAGCACTTTAGCCCCCGCCGGTTTTGAAACGCTTTCGAAAGCTGAAAGTTATAACGCCGACAGTCTCTATGAGAAGATTGACGGCAAGGCACCGTTATATCTTGAAGCAGGCTTTAAGGAACTGACCACCCAGCGATTTGTAAGTAAAAGCGACCCGAATTTATGGATGGAGCTTTACATCTATGATATGGGCAATATCCGAAACGGCTTTTGCGTTTACAGCGTGCAGAAAAGAGCCGAGGCGGAGGCATCTGAGTCCATGCCGTTAGCATACGGAACCAGCAATTCTATGTATCTCGTGCACGGCAAATATTATGTGGAAATAATCGGTTCGGCCGAATCAGATAAAATGGTCAGGGCAATAATGAAACTGGCACAGAATACCCAGGCGAATTTAGCCATTGAACCCGGTGGAGGCATAACTGAATTTGCATTTTTCCCGCAGGAGAATTTGGTTCCGGGCAGTTTTAAGCTTTACCTGGTAAGCGCCTTCGGCTTTGAGAAATTAACCGACATTTTTACCGCAAGATACAAAGTCGGAGAAGAAAACGTTACCGCCTTTATAGGTAAACGGGCAGATTTGAAAGAAGCTGAGGCAATCGCAGAAAGCTATCGCAGCTTTTTGATTGAAAATGGAGCGGTAGCAAAAAACACAGACAATAAAACGCTCGCAGGTAAGATTCTGGACTCCTACGGCACGACCGAAATCGTTTTTACGGTCGGGCCTTTTGTGTCAGGTATTCACGAGGCAGAAGACCAGCAAGCGGCGGAAAAAACAGCGGAGATATTGATTAACAAACTTAAATCACTAAACAATGAATGAGCAAAATGATAAAAAATTAAGCCGGCGGCAATTACTGGCGAGGGCAGGCAAGGCGGGGATTTCAATTGCCGCTGCAGGGGCTATCGCGAGACTGCTTTTTGATGCCGAGGGGCCGAAAGCCAATGTCGAAGGCGAAAAAAAAGTGACATTAAAGAATTTCTCGGTGCAGCAGCGTCCGGGACAAACAATAAGCGTTGTTAAGGGTGAGGACAGGACAGCAACAGTCGATAAGGCGATAGAATTGCTCGGCGGGATAGAAAGATTTGTAAAAGCCGGCGAGACGGTCGTAATAAAACCCAATGTCGCATTTGCAACGCCTGCGATGTTATGCGCCACGACTAATCCGGAACTTGTGGCTGAGGTGGTGCGGCTGTGTTACAGCAGGGGCAAGGCAAAAAAAGTCATCGTTACAGATAATCCGATTAACGACCCCGCGAGCTGTTTTACATTAAGCGGCATAGGCAAGGCGGCAAGCGATGCGGGGGCGGAAGTAGTATTGCCGAAAGCGAACCTCTTCAGAGATACGACACTGCCGGGTGGCGAGCTTATTAAAGATTGCCCCATCTTCTTCGAGCCATTCGCAAAAGCTGACAAGGTGATTGGTATTGCCCCGGTTAAAAACCATCACAGGGCGGGCGCTTCAATGACCATGAAAAACTGGTATGGTCTTCTGGGCGGACGGCGGAATATCTTTCATCAGGATATTAACACCATTATTGCTGAGCTGGCTATGATGGTAAGGCCGAGCTTGGTTATACTCGATGGGACAGAAGTTATGATGACGAACGGCCCAACTGGAGGGTCGACTTCGGATTTAAAACGCACAAATACTTTAATCGCAAGCACCGACTGCGTGGCGGCTGATTCATACGGCTGTACCCTGCTGGATATGAAGGTCTCGGATTTGTCCTACCTTGCGAAGGCTGAAAAAGCAGGCGCCGGGACATCCGATTACGAATCGTTAAAGCCATTAAGAACAGAGGTAACTTGAAAATAATATGAGAATCACGACAGTTCGACGAATACATCAGTTGTTCATTTTTGTCCTGTTTGTGTGGTTTTGCATCGTCACCACAGTCGGGGAGGAGTTCTGGCAAATCCGGAATTGGCCTGTTAACTGGATTTTGCAGCTGGACCCGCTCGTTGCTCTCGGCACGATACTCTCGACAGGCAAATTTTACTGGCCTTTACATTGTGCGCTGGGGACAGTCGTCATAACGATAATCTTCGGGCGGTTTTTCTGCGGCTGGATATGCCCGTTCGGCGCGATTCATCAATTCGTCGGCTACATAGGCAACCGAAAAAAATCTGCACCACAAAAAATTCAGCTTAATAAATACCGAAAAGCACAGGGCATAAAATACTTAGTACTTGCATTCTTTCTTTCTGCGGCGGCGTTTCCATCGATTGCAGCCAGCCTGCAAACAGGCCTGCTCGACCCCATCCCGCTGGTGACGCGCAGCTTTCAACTTGTGCTGCTTCCCATTTTTGACAGGGGGACGTATTTGACCTCGGTCAATGTTCGCTATTACGAATATGGCTGGCTGATATTTGCGGTATTTGCCGCGGCAGTCCTGCTGAATCTTGTTATACCGAGATTTTACTGCCGGTTTATCTGCCCGCTTGGCGCTTTTTTAGGAATTATAAACCGATTTTCGATTTGGCGCATCGGCAAGACCAGAAGCGAGTGCATCAATTGCAAGATGTGTGAAAAGGCCTGTGAGGGCGGCTGCGAGCCCGCGGGTAACATAAGAATAAGTGAATGCGTGCTTTGTTTTAATTGCCGGGATGACTGCAACCACGATCTCATTGCTTATCAGACCGTGCCGTCACTTGCGGGCGAAATCACGAATCCGGATATTTCGCGAAGAGGATTTATGATTTCGCTGGCGAGCGGCGTTTTGGCGATACCGGCGATTCGACTCAGCGGCAAATTAGCCGGCAACTGGTATAATAAAGTTATCCGGCCGCCGGGAGCGTTGGCTGAGGAAGAATTTCTGAAGAGATGCATCAAATGCGGACAGTGTATGCGGATATGTCCTACGAATGTTATTCAGCCCGGCGGAATCGAAGGCGGGCTGGAAAATCTCTGGACGCCAGTGCTGAACAATAAAATCGGCTCAAGCGGCTGTCAGTTGAACTGCGTCGCCTGCGGGCAGGTCTGCCCAACGTCAGCCATCAGGCCGATTAGCCTTTCAGAGAAACTCGGAACCGGCGAATTTGCCGAGGCCGGGCCAATCAAATTGGGAACGGCATTTTTCGACCGCGACAGGTGCCTGCCATGGGCGATGGATAAACCCTGCATAGTATGCGAGGAGAACTGTCCGGTCAGCCCAAAGGCAATTTATACGCGGGAATACTTCAACACGGTTAGAGACGGTATCTTAACGGTAAAAAAGGTATCAGGTAATACGATAGAAACTGTCGAGAACAACCTTCCGCTTGACAGGTTTGCCACGGGCGATTATTATTGCGTTACCGAAGGCAATGAACGCAGGAAAATCGCGGCAAACACAGAAAATTTAATTAAAATTTCTCCGGAAAGGCATTTTGAAAAAATACCCTCTGAAGGCAGTAAAATCGAGGTTAAAGTGCGGCTGCAAAGGCCTTATGTTGATATTGAAAAATGCATCGGCTGCGGAGTCTGCGAACACGAATGCCCTGTTAGCGGTAGAAAAGCTATAAGGGTTTCCGCAGAAGGTGAAACAAGGAGCACGGATAGAAAACTGTTACTTAAACGCTGAAATTACCGGAGTGAAATAAAATGAAAGAAAAACACGATAAAATCAACAGAAGAAATTTCTTAAAAACAATAGGAGCTGCGGGGCTGGGCTCTGTTTTCGCTTCATCTCAGTTAAAAGCCGACCCGAATGAGCCGAACGCTGCGCAGAAAGCGGAAGGAGCAAAATTTCCCGAGCTTCCGCGGCGAAAACTCGGTAAAACCGGTATCGAAATCCCGATTCTGTCCAACGGGTTGATGTTCGACATAACCGAAAACCAGCTTATCTTAAGGGCCAATCTTCAGCACAACGTCACCTATTGGGACACCGCCAGCGGTTACTTCAACGGAACCAGCGAAATCGGCATAGGAACGTTTCTCGGCAAAAATCCGGAGGTTCGAAAGAAACTGTTCATCGTCACCAAAGCATCAAGAGCTTACACTCCGGAAGATGTCGAAGCGCGCCTTCAAGAATCTCTGAAAAGGATGAATACCGATTACATTGATTTGTATTACGGCGTTCACGGCTGCGACAACCCGGATTCTCAGCTCACCGCAGAGCTGCAGAAATGGGCGGAGGGCGCAAAGAAGCGCAAGCTCATACGCTACTTCGGATTCAGCACACATAAAAATATGGAAAAATGCCTGATGGCCGCGTCCAAGCTCAAATGGATTGACGCGATAATGACAACCTGCAATGTCTCAGTAATGCAGAACCAGCAAATGCAGGAAGCCATCCAGGCCTGCAGCGACGCCGGCGTCGGCCTTATCGCGATGAAGGTACTGCTCGGCGTCCAGAAGAAACAAGCCGAGGCAGAAGATAGAATGGTTACTCATTTTCTCGATAAAGGCTACACGCGCGAGCAGGCCCTGATAAAAGCCGTCCTCGAAGATAAACGCATCACCGCAGCCTGCTTAAGGATGGAAAATGTTACCTTGCTTCGTTCAAACGTCGCTGCTGTCCTCGACAAAACCAGTC contains:
- a CDS encoding GIY-YIG nuclease family protein — translated: MYILASKRNGTLYVGMTKDIAKRIIRHKGRRANEFTAKYDVLKLVYYEKHKSLEEAVKREKQLKKWRRQWEMILIEKQNQEWHDLFSEVINTGFPVAKPK
- a CDS encoding DUF362 domain-containing protein, producing the protein MNEQNDKKLSRRQLLARAGKAGISIAAAGAIARLLFDAEGPKANVEGEKKVTLKNFSVQQRPGQTISVVKGEDRTATVDKAIELLGGIERFVKAGETVVIKPNVAFATPAMLCATTNPELVAEVVRLCYSRGKAKKVIVTDNPINDPASCFTLSGIGKAASDAGAEVVLPKANLFRDTTLPGGELIKDCPIFFEPFAKADKVIGIAPVKNHHRAGASMTMKNWYGLLGGRRNIFHQDINTIIAELAMMVRPSLVILDGTEVMMTNGPTGGSTSDLKRTNTLIASTDCVAADSYGCTLLDMKVSDLSYLAKAEKAGAGTSDYESLKPLRTEVT
- a CDS encoding FRG domain-containing protein, whose protein sequence is MSKTNIKQQYQYKVDDAWRAVEPTNADDCWERFIKLSISGKVECHGVPQDWKCIRSSFDFRCENKIPAEKRTEVETSLLESFRKEADPHPHFPPEARRFLDVANSKWRKFRNTGTVFVGRHYGLPTRCVDWTSDPFIALFFACRHNPEEPGVVWWMDYNVFSYAIATQWMPFYGKYEFVTDDFEKDFTNGEDKEILIRFHYLCLLERPIKQKAWIIMSGQYDVHHDKEIHRLGVRKCGRFIISPQMKSDLLKKLDRWGINCATLGIHEGDLCLEKIAADISNKHGLSPPIIL
- a CDS encoding twin-arginine translocase TatA/TatE family subunit; this encodes MAENLRYILAAWMPQGWEWLVILVVALIIFGKRLPEVARSIGKSLTEFKKGIKEGEQAKDELENDVKKIKDDVVNETKKAGGTDDSDLNV
- a CDS encoding nitroreductase family protein, which encodes MAVLEVIRKRYSCRAYLDKPIEKEKLEQLFEAARLAPSAKNLQDWRFVVVSEKDKKQQVAASTNHPEVFGKAGVMIAACSNSNYVMKCGQAVSPIDVAIAMEHISLQATQLQLATCWIGSFEPETVRKALGIPQDIAVIELMAVGYPADQAKTPSREPIENIVCYDKWQF
- the tatC gene encoding twin-arginine translocase subunit TatC, with the protein product MSKTRKKEDHLENSMSLGDHLEELRARLILVILGLVATLIVCLAFGKWIISFIEQPYIKVMGQEARLQSIAPTDGFTSYMEISMIAAVVIASPWVFYQLWLFISAGLYPHEKRYIYLAVPFSTILFVAGALFFVFIIAPLTLRFLVRFNMSVLGVASNFTFKNYVSFVATMMLVFGLAFQTPVAIFFLNKTGLVSIETLRKSRKYVVLGVVIVAAAATPGSDLVSLFALSIPMYLLFELGILLSYFANRRKR
- a CDS encoding aldo/keto reductase produces the protein MKEKHDKINRRNFLKTIGAAGLGSVFASSQLKADPNEPNAAQKAEGAKFPELPRRKLGKTGIEIPILSNGLMFDITENQLILRANLQHNVTYWDTASGYFNGTSEIGIGTFLGKNPEVRKKLFIVTKASRAYTPEDVEARLQESLKRMNTDYIDLYYGVHGCDNPDSQLTAELQKWAEGAKKRKLIRYFGFSTHKNMEKCLMAASKLKWIDAIMTTCNVSVMQNQQMQEAIQACSDAGVGLIAMKVLLGVQKKQAEAEDRMVTHFLDKGYTREQALIKAVLEDKRITAACLRMENVTLLRSNVAAVLDKTSLTQADTDVLKKYAAESCGGYCAGCADICDAALPNLPYTSDIMRYLMYYNSYGNRQEARELFAQIPSNVRNELLNTDYSLAEARCPQRLPIGKLVAEAVGKLA
- a CDS encoding glycoside hydrolase family 20 zincin-like fold domain-containing protein, producing MKKIFLLVIIVCWLAAGTVWAKAVTIVYEKKVPQASYAARKLGEALAGQGYKVKSKRTKDNYLINLAVQPGKLQAEAFSIIPEGKVITIYGGDNRGMIYGALALAEMVRNGTALEEVKAVEEKPKLAFRGIKYNLPWDTYRPSSALDQHYKTARDLKYWEAFLDMMVENRFNVISLWNLHPYTYMIRPKNFPEASPWSRKEFAEWQRLYREVFRMAKERGLDTYIVHWNIFVSEKFAKAHNVAKENFYPHYYVPGDTSEIVRRYLRESVKQVLEEYPDLDGIGVSHGEGMAGMTPLERQQWIDDVIIAGMLEANRPVKLIHRVPFSSGTSSEPGVSKNVEEVTREAMERLENRFDGPIWVEIKFNWSHAHSTPKLEKVHGGKLGDTYFVPEPKNYKIVWQARNEDFFALRWGVPDFIRKHIALNGGADYVGGYFVGSETYIPALDYFTAVKEPVNWKWAFQRQWLFYKLWGRLLYNPETADAVFQAEFNRRYGAKGDNLLQAYSLASSTQLRLACLYDSKWDFTLYSEGFLALQGDYTKYISVDQLISQPTMASEYVSVKEYVETVLNGGSFEDGRITPPILAEMLERDNREALRLVKDINTSGNATLMYEAADVKIWANLGLHLAEKLKGAISLHTYRLTGDEANKQNAIGHLQEGLKYWDEVIKITRPIYRDMRLTHYNRNLFNANNDNLFHWALVRDEVARDVEIARSSQKR
- a CDS encoding 4Fe-4S binding protein; translated protein: MRITTVRRIHQLFIFVLFVWFCIVTTVGEEFWQIRNWPVNWILQLDPLVALGTILSTGKFYWPLHCALGTVVITIIFGRFFCGWICPFGAIHQFVGYIGNRKKSAPQKIQLNKYRKAQGIKYLVLAFFLSAAAFPSIAASLQTGLLDPIPLVTRSFQLVLLPIFDRGTYLTSVNVRYYEYGWLIFAVFAAAVLLNLVIPRFYCRFICPLGAFLGIINRFSIWRIGKTRSECINCKMCEKACEGGCEPAGNIRISECVLCFNCRDDCNHDLIAYQTVPSLAGEITNPDISRRGFMISLASGVLAIPAIRLSGKLAGNWYNKVIRPPGALAEEEFLKRCIKCGQCMRICPTNVIQPGGIEGGLENLWTPVLNNKIGSSGCQLNCVACGQVCPTSAIRPISLSEKLGTGEFAEAGPIKLGTAFFDRDRCLPWAMDKPCIVCEENCPVSPKAIYTREYFNTVRDGILTVKKVSGNTIETVENNLPLDRFATGDYYCVTEGNERRKIAANTENLIKISPERHFEKIPSEGSKIEVKVRLQRPYVDIEKCIGCGVCEHECPVSGRKAIRVSAEGETRSTDRKLLLKR